The sequence CCTCGTCGAACTCATCATCAACACCGGCATGCGCAAAGGCGAAGCCCTCGGCCTGCACTGGGACGACGTCCACCTCGACGACAGTGTCCTGTTCGTCCGCTACACCCTCTCCACGGTCGACAACCGCTACGCCGTCCTGACCGCCCCCAAGACCCCCAGCAGCCTGACCTGGATCGCCATCAACAAGCGCGCCCGCCGAGCCCTCGAAGACCAGGCCGACCAGCACTTCCTCGGCCTCGCCGTCCCCGCCCACGGCTACGTCTTCCAACACCACGGCCGCCCCCTCGACCCGACCCACGTCCTCAGGCGCTTCCACAAACTCTGCGACAAGGCCGGCGTCCCCCGCATCGGCGTCCACGACCTGCGCCACCTGGCCACCACCCTCGCCCTCGACGGCGGCGTCCCGTTCGTGATCGTCTCCAAGACGCTACGCCACCGCACCCTGTCGACCACCGCGAACATCTACAGCCACCTCACCCGCCAAGCCGCCCGCGAAGCCGTCGACGCCATCGGCCGCCTCCTCGACTCCGCGGAACTGGCCCTCCACGCCGCCCAACGCGCAGACCGGCCACGGAATCTGATCGAACAATTCCGCGACCACCTCACCGACCGCCGGCGCCGCAGCCGGCGCGAACACGCAGGCCACGCACCCGTCCCGCTGTGAGCGGTGCGACCACCATGCGA is a genomic window of Kitasatospora azatica KCTC 9699 containing:
- a CDS encoding tyrosine-type recombinase/integrase, producing MRSTTRDRGRVYRRCGCRDDLRRQLGAHCPHLATDPGHGTWTYAVDVPWPDGRRHTVRRGGYPNEDAARTDLHRFLDGQAYGYTPDPRQTLGDYLTAWLAAQELRLKPTTLARYRAYVHQDLIPTLGHIPLDDLAYGHIDHYARAQLKAGRGRVTVHRILATLSSALGAAVLRHRLGHNPAKPAIVPRPPTPERRIWTPDEAVRFLDYTHEHDPLLARLVELIINTGMRKGEALGLHWDDVHLDDSVLFVRYTLSTVDNRYAVLTAPKTPSSLTWIAINKRARRALEDQADQHFLGLAVPAHGYVFQHHGRPLDPTHVLRRFHKLCDKAGVPRIGVHDLRHLATTLALDGGVPFVIVSKTLRHRTLSTTANIYSHLTRQAAREAVDAIGRLLDSAELALHAAQRADRPRNLIEQFRDHLTDRRRRSRREHAGHAPVPL